The Spirochaetales bacterium genomic interval GGGAGGGCGCCCGCCCCGGAGATTCCGAACTTGAACCTGCCCCCCAGCTTTTTCTTTATCTTGCCGAAAACAAGAAGATCTCCCAGCAATTTCAACGGGGTGATGAGGATAAGCGGAATAATTCCGATCAGGATATCGAACAACAGGATGCGCCGTTTGAACCCGGGAAGCAATCCCCTTGTCATCGTGAGAAAGTATGAATGGGCGGTTCCCACCTTCACAAAAAAATCGAAGAGAACCTTCTTTATTCCCCCTTCTTCCCGTATTTTCTTATAAATGCCCGACCGGACCGATTCCCATATTCTGGGGACGGAGGGGAAAATGGTGGGGCGTATCGCTTCCATGTCTTCGAGAATGACCTTTCCGATCAGTTTTGAATAAGCGAGCGAACACCCGGTGAAAAGCGCCACGTACTCGGCGGAACGTTCAAAGGCATGCCATACGGGGAGGACAGACAGGAAAATATCGCCCGCCACAACGTCGAGATGTTCCAGGGGCGCACTCAACTGATGGAGAAAATTATTATGGGTAAGCATCACGCCTTTCGGTTCTCCGGTCGTCCCCGACGTATAGATGATTGTCGCCAGGTCTTCGCCTTTGCCTTTTGCGATCTCCCTGTCGAATGCCCCGGCGTCCCGTTTCAGTCGTCCCTCTCCCATTGCGCAAATTTCATTAAAGGTGTACACCGTTATCCCTTCTTCGACATTTCCGGTTTTCGTAAACCCTTCATCCATAACGATAAGGCGGGTTAATTGCGGCAGTTTACGTCTTATGGAAAGCACTTTTTCGAATTGCTCGTTATCCTCGACCAGACAGGCGGGACAATCGGCGTGAGAGAGAATATAGAGAATCTCCTCCGCCATCGAGTCCGATCCACGGGGAATATCGAGCGCCCCGATTCCGAGGATTCCAAAGCCGGCGATGATCCATTCCTTCCGGTTATTTGAAATGATGCCGATATGGTCGCCGCGCTTTATACCGATATCAAGCAGACCGAGTCCGAAACAACTCGAACGGGTAAAAAGGGACGTGAATGAAATCGCTTGAAATTTCCCTTCTTTGTCTTTCGCGTATAACGCGGGCCGTTCGGAATAACGGTTCGCCCGTTCCTTGAAAAGCGTGAGAAGTGTTTTTTCCATAGCCTATCTTCCTTTTCGTTTATAATTATTTTCGTATTCATTTGCTTTTCGAATGAGAGACCGCCTGAATTTCAACGTCGCTTTTTAATTTTCCTTCATACGTACGATTAATTACTTATCTTACATCATACTACGTCATAAGCCGGGTTGTCAATGAAAAGCTGCAACAATACACTGTCTTGACCGAACGGGAAATATCTGTCATGTTGTTTCTATGGAAACATCCGATAATTCTCAAAATCAGCAATACAGGACATATCAAAACAGTGAAGATTCTTTTTCAGTCGACCTGCCGGTAAAAAGCGGTGAAATGGAACAACAAACCCGGGAAATCCAGACGGACAGCGGGGCTAGAAAAATGCGGGGCTATATCGCTTCACTCAAAGACAAGGCATTCATCATCGGTGTGATCGAACTGGGTATGGTCCTTGATAACGAGCAGAAGTCGGCTCTTGTTCACGAGTCGAGGGAAGACCTTGCGGCAAACGGCGAGGTTCTTTTCAAAGGCGAGACAGAGATCGACGGTTTCGCCGCACTCACACTCCGGCTTTGTCAGGATTACGAAGGTATGAAAAGTTATGTCGATGTACTTTTTACCGTAATTGCGGACAGGCTTTTTCAGCTCGAAGTGGTTGCCACTTCCGTTAAAAAACTCGAAGAAGAAGATACCACTCGATTTTTCCAATCATTTTCGTATACGGTACCGGGCCCGGGGACCGAATGAAGAGGGGCTGAGCCC includes:
- a CDS encoding long-chain fatty acid--CoA ligase; the encoded protein is MEKTLLTLFKERANRYSERPALYAKDKEGKFQAISFTSLFTRSSCFGLGLLDIGIKRGDHIGIISNNRKEWIIAGFGILGIGALDIPRGSDSMAEEILYILSHADCPACLVEDNEQFEKVLSIRRKLPQLTRLIVMDEGFTKTGNVEEGITVYTFNEICAMGEGRLKRDAGAFDREIAKGKGEDLATIIYTSGTTGEPKGVMLTHNNFLHQLSAPLEHLDVVAGDIFLSVLPVWHAFERSAEYVALFTGCSLAYSKLIGKVILEDMEAIRPTIFPSVPRIWESVRSGIYKKIREEGGIKKVLFDFFVKVGTAHSYFLTMTRGLLPGFKRRILLFDILIGIIPLILITPLKLLGDLLVFGKIKKKLGGRFKFGISGAGALPPYVDKFFAATGILLLEGYGLTEAAPIVSVRKDKAPVPNTIGPPLPQVEAEIRDPEGKKLGPGKKGILFVRGPNVMKGYYKRPEETEKVLSPDGWLNTGDLAMQTYKGELRIMGRVKETIVLRGGENIEPGPIEDVILQSEYIDQVMIVGQDQKYLGALVVPNIESLSRYAETHGIYYSQEQELLEDKAVIGLIKNEINERVNIKKGFKVFEQVFRILLLKTPFETGTEVTHTLKLKRDVIVERYEKEIQSLFS